A region of Polyangia bacterium DNA encodes the following proteins:
- a CDS encoding SIS domain-containing protein, with protein sequence MLREIQEQPRTLSRMLEEGWTHIRGVCRSIRAFSPEWINIAARGTSDNAARYAQYLFGAFNGLSVGLAAPSLFTLYEAAPRLSRALTIGISQSGRSPDIVTVVTEARKQGGATLAITNDPESPLAKASQHCIRLTVGEEKSVAATKTYTNQLMALAMLSAALGDERGRRRDLARVPAAVAEALQQCGPFIAGSRAFADANRFLVLARGFNYATAHEIALKMKEMSYVVAEPYSIADLLHGPVAMLEEGFPVLVVAPSGRGLADVPKLLDLLSERQTRIICLSDQPDILKRGEVAISLPADLPEWLSPIVTVVPGQVWARSLAIAKGHDPDKPRGLKKVTLTR encoded by the coding sequence TTGCTGCGGGAGATCCAAGAACAGCCGCGCACCTTGTCGCGGATGCTGGAAGAAGGCTGGACCCATATCCGCGGCGTTTGCCGCTCGATCCGCGCTTTTTCGCCCGAATGGATCAACATCGCCGCCCGCGGCACCAGCGACAACGCCGCCCGGTATGCCCAGTATCTGTTCGGCGCCTTCAATGGCCTCAGCGTGGGATTGGCCGCGCCGTCACTGTTCACCTTGTACGAGGCGGCGCCGCGCTTGTCGCGGGCGCTGACCATCGGCATCAGCCAGTCGGGTCGTTCGCCGGACATCGTCACCGTGGTGACCGAGGCGCGCAAGCAGGGCGGCGCCACGCTGGCGATCACCAACGATCCGGAATCCCCGCTGGCCAAGGCCAGCCAGCACTGCATCCGTCTGACCGTCGGCGAAGAAAAATCGGTCGCCGCGACCAAGACGTACACCAATCAGCTGATGGCCCTGGCCATGCTCAGCGCCGCGCTGGGCGACGAACGCGGTCGCCGGCGCGATCTGGCGCGCGTGCCGGCGGCGGTGGCCGAGGCGCTGCAACAGTGCGGACCGTTCATCGCCGGGTCGCGCGCCTTTGCCGATGCCAACCGCTTCCTGGTGCTGGCCCGCGGGTTCAACTACGCCACCGCCCACGAGATCGCCCTGAAGATGAAAGAGATGAGCTACGTGGTGGCCGAGCCGTACTCAATCGCCGATCTTCTGCACGGGCCAGTGGCGATGCTGGAGGAAGGGTTCCCGGTGCTGGTGGTGGCGCCTTCGGGGCGCGGCCTGGCCGATGTGCCCAAGCTTCTGGATCTGCTGAGCGAGCGCCAGACGCGGATCATCTGTTTGTCAGATCAACCGGACATCTTGAAACGCGGCGAGGTGGCGATTTCGCTGCCAGCAGATCTGCCCGAGTGGTTGTCGCCTATTGTAACCGTGGTACCGGGGCAGGTGTGGGCCCGTTCGCTGGCTATTGCCAAAGGCCACGATCCGGATAAGCCGCGCGGCCTGAAAAAAGTCACGCTGACGCGCTAG
- a CDS encoding ABC transporter ATP-binding protein has product MADAPSDLLSVENLEITFLTAAGDVSVVDDVSFRVGAGEAFGLAGESGGGKSTIAQAILRVLRPPAAITGGRILFGGVDVLSMDDAALSEFRWKQVSLVTQGAMNALNPVLRVREQIVDTIQAHKRVSRAEAADRAVELFRIVGIDVERLDRFPHQLSGGMRQRVVIAIALALRPKLLIMDEPTTALDVVVQRELLTQILELKEKLGFSILFITHDLALMLQVCSRVGIVYGGRLIETAPSASLLRTPQHPYTRSLVGCFLDVHQPRASRAGIPGAPFDPRQPPPGCRFHPRCSFVFERCRREIPLLIGRGPDHASACHLGQPGSP; this is encoded by the coding sequence ATGGCTGACGCGCCTTCCGATCTGCTGTCCGTCGAAAATCTGGAGATCACTTTTCTGACCGCGGCGGGCGACGTGAGCGTGGTCGACGACGTCTCCTTTCGCGTCGGCGCCGGTGAGGCGTTCGGCCTGGCCGGCGAATCGGGCGGCGGAAAATCCACCATCGCCCAGGCCATCCTGCGCGTGCTGCGGCCGCCGGCGGCCATCACTGGCGGGCGAATCTTGTTCGGCGGCGTCGACGTCCTGTCGATGGACGACGCCGCCCTGTCCGAGTTTCGCTGGAAGCAAGTCTCGCTGGTGACCCAGGGGGCGATGAACGCCTTGAACCCGGTGCTGCGCGTGCGCGAGCAGATCGTCGACACCATCCAGGCCCACAAACGCGTCAGCCGCGCCGAGGCCGCCGACCGCGCTGTCGAGCTGTTTCGCATCGTCGGCATTGACGTCGAACGCCTGGATCGCTTTCCGCACCAGCTATCGGGCGGCATGCGCCAGCGGGTGGTCATCGCCATCGCGCTGGCCCTGCGGCCCAAGCTTTTGATCATGGACGAACCGACCACCGCACTGGACGTGGTGGTGCAGCGCGAACTTTTGACCCAGATTCTGGAGCTCAAAGAGAAACTGGGCTTCTCGATCCTGTTCATCACCCATGATCTGGCGCTGATGCTGCAGGTTTGCTCGCGGGTGGGGATCGTCTACGGCGGCCGCCTGATCGAGACGGCGCCGTCAGCGAGTTTGTTGCGGACGCCGCAGCATCCGTACACGCGCAGCCTGGTCGGTTGTTTTTTGGATGTCCATCAGCCGCGCGCCAGCCGGGCCGGGATTCCGGGCGCGCCGTTCGATCCGCGCCAGCCGCCGCCGGGTTGCCGGTTCCACCCGCGGTGCTCGTTCGTGTTCGAGCGTTGTCGGCGCGAGATCCCGCTTTTGATCGGGCGCGGCCCCGACCACGCCAGCGCCTGCCACCTTGGTCAGCCGGGATCGCCGTGA
- a CDS encoding ROK family protein, producing MKLGLDIGGTKIEAAVLDPGGAIRFQRRRATPASYAGMLAVVQHLVEEAEKTIGSSLTVGVGSPGAISPQSGMMQNAENIDGLDGRRLDKDLEAALDRPIRLANDADCFALSEAVDGAAAGGSLVLGVILGTGCGGGLVVERKLLRGANASAGEWGHNSLPWPDASEFPAPLCICGKRGCMELYLSGPGLSRDHLEKTGQRLSPPAIVERAGKRDAACAGTFERYVDRLARAMASLINVLDPDVIVVGGGLSQIEALYTEVPAQWRQYVSGSRTGTKFVPNKHGDSSGVRGAARLWDNAEGG from the coding sequence ATGAAGTTGGGCCTGGACATTGGAGGAACGAAGATCGAAGCCGCGGTTCTGGACCCCGGCGGCGCGATTCGTTTTCAGCGGCGGCGGGCCACGCCGGCCAGTTACGCCGGCATGCTGGCGGTGGTGCAGCACCTGGTCGAGGAAGCGGAGAAGACCATCGGGAGTTCGCTCACCGTGGGCGTGGGCTCGCCAGGGGCCATCTCTCCCCAGAGCGGGATGATGCAGAACGCGGAGAACATCGACGGCCTCGACGGCCGGCGCCTGGACAAGGATTTGGAGGCCGCCCTGGACCGCCCGATCCGCCTGGCCAACGACGCCGATTGCTTCGCGCTGTCAGAGGCGGTCGATGGCGCGGCGGCCGGCGGGTCGCTGGTGCTGGGCGTGATCCTGGGAACCGGCTGCGGGGGTGGGTTGGTGGTCGAACGCAAACTGCTGCGCGGCGCGAACGCCTCCGCCGGCGAGTGGGGCCACAACAGCTTGCCCTGGCCCGACGCCAGCGAGTTCCCTGCCCCGCTTTGCATCTGCGGCAAACGCGGCTGCATGGAACTTTATCTGTCCGGCCCGGGCCTGAGCCGCGATCACCTGGAAAAAACCGGCCAGCGGCTGTCGCCACCGGCGATCGTGGAGCGCGCGGGCAAGCGCGACGCGGCTTGCGCCGGAACGTTTGAACGCTACGTCGATCGTTTGGCGCGCGCGATGGCCTCCCTGATCAACGTGCTGGACCCCGACGTCATCGTCGTCGGCGGCGGTCTGTCACAGATCGAAGCGCTTTACACCGAGGTGCCCGCGCAATGGCGCCAGTACGTCAGCGGTTCACGGACTGGAACCAAGTTCGTGCCCAACAAACACGGCGACTCCAGCGGCGTCCGCGGCGCCGCCCGCTTGTGGGACAACGCGGAAGGCGGCTGA
- a CDS encoding ABC transporter permease, protein MNAFGSLLANRKALVGLSILTLFALLAFVGPWLVGDPSEFVAVPLAPPSAAHWFGTTGQGQDVFAQTVAGARGTLAVGFLVGVAVLALGALVGTVAGYFGGGIDEALTLLVNLFLLIPGLPLAVVIAAYLPAGPGTIVLVLLLTGWAWTARVIRSAALSLRQSDFVSAAVVTGETHLRVILCEILPNMLPLLASSFIGAVTYAIGAEVGLEFLGLGDLERVSWGTNLYWASNDVALASGSWWTFVPTGVAIALVGFALALVNNGLDEFANPQLNPERRFLRATGRKRLTLSAATPVLRSRHG, encoded by the coding sequence ATGAACGCCTTTGGTTCACTGCTGGCCAATCGGAAGGCGCTGGTCGGGCTTTCGATCTTGACGCTGTTCGCGCTGCTGGCTTTCGTCGGCCCCTGGCTGGTCGGCGATCCATCGGAGTTCGTCGCCGTGCCGCTGGCGCCGCCGTCCGCCGCGCACTGGTTCGGCACCACCGGGCAGGGGCAAGACGTCTTCGCCCAGACAGTGGCCGGCGCGCGCGGAACTCTGGCGGTGGGATTTCTGGTCGGCGTGGCGGTGCTGGCGCTGGGTGCTCTGGTGGGCACGGTGGCCGGATACTTCGGCGGCGGCATCGACGAAGCGCTGACCCTGCTGGTGAATCTGTTCCTGTTGATTCCCGGTCTGCCGCTGGCGGTGGTGATCGCCGCCTACTTGCCGGCTGGCCCCGGCACCATCGTCCTGGTCTTGCTGTTGACCGGCTGGGCGTGGACCGCCCGGGTGATTCGTTCCGCCGCGCTTTCGCTGCGCCAATCGGATTTTGTTTCCGCCGCCGTCGTCACCGGCGAGACCCATCTGCGTGTCATCCTGTGCGAGATCTTGCCGAACATGCTGCCGCTTTTGGCCTCGTCGTTCATTGGCGCCGTCACCTACGCCATCGGCGCCGAGGTGGGCCTGGAATTTCTTGGCCTCGGCGATCTGGAACGGGTCAGCTGGGGAACCAACCTTTACTGGGCCAGCAACGACGTGGCGCTGGCGTCGGGCTCGTGGTGGACGTTCGTCCCGACCGGCGTGGCCATCGCCCTGGTCGGCTTTGCACTGGCGCTGGTCAACAATGGCCTCGACGAATTCGCCAACCCGCAGCTCAACCCCGAACGCCGCTTCCTGCGCGCCACCGGGCGGAAACGGCTCACGTTGAGCGCCGCCACGCCGGTCTTGCGCAGTCGCCATGGCTGA
- a CDS encoding AraC family transcriptional regulator, producing the protein MTARQRSSIKAKTPTASPESPASAPRPGGPPASGADEPGWLAELRTAYAVHNVVGIRSELPFWLIRWDGKRGLEWMDLGDPKDRPKPFHFEIYFGKEALRDEHYLEAIDQARRTKQVVLRQLFGFWDLFYALPADPEGRTFLFAGQFCCAQSTWDSLSEQWLELTGLKPASANQDFVEFVRMALSLPVMEPPLLDALKRFVKLYAEYLGNNRAPSLATRIDAVNSEAISRLWPIEDWIERAIGENKFLLPPWYHEGDLTEWMKEGMGISRLPTTALALMPVAARTEALNPVQSMVRNAQIQRACIELAREMPETAATKLQEYGVAILTSAQRGKSPPRARIELRERAEKFQAFLRDRFGVRSLVGIGPTVAPGSPLHPSLRGAVQALHMCVQTEEDLLFQDQDPSDGELRYGDLQRAANTVMEAADRENPAEVRLASDRYVRSVLSYSHERIEVVRSLFLATLFQLFARIERRYPMRTDARDQFVDDLTVKLESAQSLYEVIEGFRESLQRLCFVSSKALHGPKVIRIEATLHYLRQNFAERLRLPEVARKAGFSVPAFVRVFKEATGTSFLAFVRALRVESAKKLLTTTQMTTEQIAQSSGFQSQHHLIRSFKKVMGQTPGAYRGEHALDAEEG; encoded by the coding sequence ATGACAGCCAGGCAACGGTCGTCGATAAAGGCAAAGACGCCCACTGCCAGTCCCGAATCGCCGGCGAGCGCGCCCCGCCCGGGCGGCCCCCCCGCCAGCGGCGCTGACGAGCCCGGCTGGTTGGCCGAGCTGCGCACCGCCTACGCCGTCCACAACGTGGTCGGCATCCGCTCCGAGCTGCCGTTCTGGCTCATCCGCTGGGACGGCAAGCGCGGCCTTGAATGGATGGATCTCGGTGATCCGAAGGATCGCCCGAAGCCGTTTCATTTCGAGATCTACTTCGGCAAAGAGGCGCTGCGCGACGAGCACTACCTGGAAGCCATCGATCAAGCGCGGCGCACCAAGCAGGTGGTGCTGCGGCAGCTTTTTGGCTTTTGGGATCTGTTCTATGCGCTGCCGGCGGATCCGGAGGGGCGCACGTTTTTGTTCGCCGGTCAGTTCTGTTGCGCGCAGTCGACATGGGATTCGCTGAGCGAGCAGTGGCTGGAGCTGACCGGTCTGAAACCGGCCAGTGCCAACCAGGACTTCGTCGAGTTCGTGCGCATGGCCCTGAGTCTGCCGGTGATGGAGCCGCCCCTGCTGGACGCCCTCAAGCGTTTCGTCAAGCTGTACGCCGAGTACCTGGGCAACAACCGGGCGCCGTCACTGGCCACGCGCATCGACGCTGTCAACAGCGAGGCCATCTCGCGGTTGTGGCCGATCGAGGACTGGATCGAACGGGCCATCGGCGAGAACAAATTCTTGCTGCCGCCCTGGTACCACGAAGGCGATCTGACCGAATGGATGAAGGAAGGCATGGGCATCAGTCGGCTGCCGACCACGGCGCTGGCGTTGATGCCGGTGGCGGCGCGGACCGAGGCGCTGAACCCGGTGCAAAGCATGGTGCGCAACGCTCAGATCCAGCGCGCCTGCATCGAGCTTGCGCGCGAGATGCCGGAGACGGCGGCGACCAAGCTGCAGGAGTACGGCGTGGCCATCCTGACCTCGGCTCAGCGCGGGAAAAGTCCACCCCGCGCCCGCATCGAGCTGCGTGAACGCGCCGAGAAGTTCCAGGCTTTCCTGCGTGACAGGTTCGGTGTGCGGTCGCTGGTGGGCATCGGCCCGACGGTGGCGCCCGGGTCACCGCTGCACCCGTCGCTGCGCGGAGCGGTGCAGGCCCTGCACATGTGCGTCCAGACGGAAGAGGACTTGCTGTTCCAGGACCAGGATCCCAGCGACGGCGAGCTTCGCTACGGCGATCTGCAGCGGGCGGCCAACACGGTGATGGAGGCCGCCGATCGCGAGAACCCGGCCGAGGTGCGGCTGGCCAGCGATCGTTACGTGCGGTCGGTGCTGAGTTATTCGCACGAGCGGATCGAGGTGGTGCGCTCGCTCTTCCTGGCCACCTTGTTTCAATTGTTCGCCCGCATCGAGCGCCGCTATCCGATGCGCACCGACGCGCGCGACCAGTTCGTCGACGATCTGACCGTCAAGCTGGAGAGCGCCCAGTCGCTGTACGAGGTCATCGAGGGCTTTCGCGAATCGCTGCAGCGGCTGTGTTTCGTATCGTCGAAGGCCTTGCACGGTCCCAAGGTCATCCGCATCGAAGCGACGTTGCACTACCTGCGGCAAAACTTCGCCGAACGGCTGCGCTTGCCCGAGGTGGCGCGCAAGGCCGGCTTCTCGGTGCCGGCCTTCGTGCGCGTGTTCAAGGAAGCGACCGGCACGTCATTCCTGGCCTTCGTGCGCGCTCTGCGGGTGGAATCAGCGAAGAAGCTGCTGACCACCACCCAGATGACCACCGAACAGATCGCCCAGAGCAGCGGCTTTCAATCGCAGCACCACCTCATCCGTTCCTTCAAGAAGGTGATGGGCCAGACGCCCGGCGCGTACCGGGGCGAGCACGCTTTGGACGCCGAAGAAGGCTGA
- a CDS encoding ABC transporter ATP-binding protein, which translates to MNAPLLSVRGLGKTFVVKDRGRRLAVPAVREVSFDVEAGEAVALVGESGSGKSTTARLIARLETPSAGQIIFGGQDVLRHEPRRPSLGFRARVQMIFQDPFASLNPFHTFAYQLSRPLVRHGKARRGADVAAAVHRLLETVGLTPADDFARKRPHQASGGQRQRVAVARALAVDPQLILADEPTSMLDVSIRIDLLNLMRDLKTQRRIGYLFITHDLGAARYFADRILVMYAGLIVESGATDGLLDAPKHPYTQLLVAAVPSPQVPLAPAGASAQSQSRRLSVQSGCPFADRCPYVMDRCFAELPAPRSVGAGHEVRCHLYPPS; encoded by the coding sequence GTGAACGCGCCGCTTTTGTCGGTGCGCGGTCTCGGCAAGACATTTGTGGTCAAGGACCGCGGCCGGCGGCTGGCCGTCCCGGCGGTGCGCGAGGTTTCCTTCGACGTCGAAGCGGGCGAAGCAGTGGCCCTGGTCGGGGAATCCGGCAGCGGTAAAAGCACCACCGCGCGTTTGATCGCCCGACTGGAAACGCCCAGCGCCGGTCAGATCATCTTCGGCGGGCAGGACGTTCTGCGCCACGAGCCGCGCCGCCCGTCGCTGGGCTTTCGCGCGCGGGTGCAGATGATTTTTCAGGATCCGTTCGCCTCGCTGAATCCGTTTCACACCTTCGCCTATCAACTTTCGCGCCCGCTGGTCCGCCACGGCAAGGCGCGCCGAGGCGCGGACGTCGCCGCCGCCGTCCACCGCCTGCTGGAGACGGTGGGCCTGACGCCGGCCGACGACTTTGCCCGCAAACGCCCGCATCAAGCATCGGGCGGCCAGCGCCAGCGGGTGGCGGTGGCGCGCGCGCTGGCCGTCGATCCGCAGCTTATCCTGGCCGACGAGCCGACCAGCATGCTGGACGTTTCGATCCGCATCGATCTTTTGAACCTGATGCGCGATCTCAAGACTCAGCGTCGCATTGGTTACCTGTTTATTACCCACGATCTGGGCGCCGCCCGCTATTTCGCCGATCGCATCCTGGTGATGTACGCCGGACTGATCGTCGAGTCCGGCGCCACCGACGGCCTGCTGGACGCGCCCAAGCACCCGTACACGCAGCTTCTGGTGGCGGCCGTGCCGTCTCCCCAGGTGCCGCTGGCGCCGGCGGGCGCCTCCGCGCAAAGCCAGAGTCGGCGACTGTCGGTTCAAAGCGGCTGTCCATTCGCCGATCGCTGTCCGTACGTGATGGATCGTTGCTTTGCAGAATTGCCCGCACCCCGCAGCGTCGGCGCCGGGCACGAGGTGCGCTGCCATCTTTACCCGCCGTCGTAA
- a CDS encoding glycoside hydrolase family 2 protein: MSTAPSSASWSTPTPGPLALDGAVARLQTQVSLNAAWSVQPSSGLTADAAGRAGEVLSQAGVDTSQWYRVDLPSTVLGALVSAGEIVDPFYGTNLLSIPGQGPAAKNFSNFSMPDDSPFRQSWWFRKELSLPADAGPFASLQFDGINYRANIWLNGHPIANRDHVAGAYRMYEFDVTALLHRDRPNVIAVEVFPPEPCDLGLTWVDWNPSPPDKNTGIWRDVWLRTSGPVAVRAPFVTAKLEGVDGHRRALLTIGGDLVNNTDRAQTATVQATTEVGVVSKRFDVPPRTRLPFAIDSGDDTALAVERPRLWWPHTIGTPHLYDLDLLVTVNDAPSDQNQFAFGIREITTAFTAEGHTRFFINGVPLLIRGAGWAGDLFLRRTPERDLIGLRYAKAMDLNAIRFEGMLERSEFLDACDREGILVIAGWCCCDCWEKWETWTDENHVIAAESLRAQLQRVRRHPSLLTWWYGSDFPPPAHVETRYLEILKEERWPNPFHSSASQKPAAVTGSTGLKMLGPYDWVPPTYWLEDNDRGGAFGFATEINPGPAVPPVESLKKMLPQEHQWPIDEVWNFHAAGQAFHNIRAFTEALNARYGPANNIDEFAELSQLMTYEAQRAMFEGYARNWTKATGVVQWMLNNAWPSLMWHLYDYYLRPGGGYFGTKKACEPLHVMYAYGAGEVVVINDRPEPALDLSVEARVVDTDGRTLSLSRHAVSATSTSATTICRLPAPKAEGTYFVDLRLLRADGRLVSRNFYWLAATMDLLDAANTNWMHTPTKSYADLTALRRLPRATISLTADRLERFVGDDAADRVRIELRNTSDRLAFFVQLRLVDAAGEDVLPVLWSDNYVSLLPGEAMVVRAQLAGGGASSKGAPLSIEARGLNVDRLLITI, from the coding sequence ATGAGTACGGCGCCTTCATCGGCTTCCTGGTCGACGCCCACCCCGGGGCCGCTGGCCCTGGACGGCGCGGTCGCTCGCTTGCAGACGCAGGTCAGCCTGAATGCCGCCTGGTCGGTGCAACCTTCGTCCGGCCTGACGGCAGACGCGGCCGGCCGCGCGGGGGAGGTCCTGTCGCAGGCGGGCGTGGACACCTCGCAATGGTACCGCGTCGACTTGCCGTCCACCGTTCTCGGCGCCCTGGTGTCGGCCGGCGAGATCGTCGATCCGTTTTACGGAACGAATTTGTTGTCGATTCCGGGGCAGGGGCCGGCGGCGAAGAATTTTTCCAACTTTTCCATGCCGGACGACAGTCCGTTCCGCCAATCGTGGTGGTTCCGCAAAGAGCTTTCGTTGCCCGCCGACGCCGGTCCCTTCGCCAGCCTGCAGTTCGACGGCATCAACTATCGCGCCAACATCTGGCTGAATGGCCATCCCATCGCGAACCGCGACCACGTCGCCGGCGCCTACCGGATGTACGAGTTCGACGTGACGGCGCTGTTGCACCGCGATCGTCCGAACGTCATCGCCGTCGAGGTCTTTCCGCCCGAGCCATGTGACCTGGGCCTGACCTGGGTTGACTGGAATCCGTCGCCGCCCGACAAGAACACCGGCATCTGGCGCGACGTCTGGCTGCGCACCAGCGGGCCGGTGGCGGTGCGGGCGCCGTTCGTCACCGCCAAGTTGGAAGGCGTCGACGGCCATCGGCGCGCCTTGCTGACCATCGGCGGCGACTTGGTGAACAACACCGACCGCGCGCAGACGGCCACCGTGCAGGCGACCACCGAGGTCGGAGTGGTCAGCAAACGCTTCGACGTGCCGCCGCGAACGCGCCTGCCCTTCGCCATCGACAGCGGCGACGACACAGCGCTGGCGGTCGAACGGCCGCGCCTGTGGTGGCCGCACACCATCGGCACGCCGCACTTGTACGATCTGGATCTCCTCGTCACGGTGAACGACGCGCCGTCGGACCAGAATCAATTCGCCTTCGGCATCCGAGAGATCACCACCGCCTTCACCGCCGAAGGACACACTCGCTTCTTCATCAATGGCGTGCCGCTTTTGATCCGCGGCGCCGGGTGGGCTGGTGATCTTTTCTTGCGCCGTACGCCCGAACGCGACCTGATTGGCCTGCGCTACGCCAAGGCGATGGATCTGAACGCCATCCGCTTTGAAGGGATGCTGGAACGCAGCGAGTTCCTGGACGCCTGCGATCGCGAAGGCATCCTGGTCATCGCCGGCTGGTGCTGCTGCGACTGCTGGGAAAAGTGGGAGACCTGGACCGACGAGAACCACGTCATCGCGGCCGAGTCGCTGCGGGCGCAGTTGCAGCGCGTGCGCCGCCACCCGTCGCTGTTGACGTGGTGGTACGGCAGCGACTTTCCGCCGCCCGCCCACGTCGAGACGCGCTACCTGGAAATTCTGAAAGAAGAGCGCTGGCCGAATCCGTTTCACTCCAGCGCCTCGCAGAAGCCGGCCGCGGTCACCGGATCCACCGGTTTGAAAATGTTGGGACCGTACGACTGGGTGCCGCCGACGTACTGGCTGGAGGACAACGATCGCGGCGGGGCCTTTGGTTTCGCTACCGAGATCAACCCCGGCCCTGCGGTGCCGCCAGTCGAGAGCCTGAAGAAAATGCTGCCACAGGAGCACCAATGGCCCATCGACGAGGTGTGGAACTTTCACGCCGCTGGCCAGGCCTTCCACAACATTCGTGCCTTCACCGAGGCGCTCAACGCGCGTTATGGCCCGGCCAACAACATCGACGAATTCGCCGAGCTGTCGCAGCTCATGACCTACGAAGCCCAGCGCGCCATGTTCGAGGGCTACGCCCGCAACTGGACCAAGGCTACCGGCGTCGTGCAGTGGATGCTGAACAACGCCTGGCCGTCGTTGATGTGGCACCTCTACGATTACTACCTGCGGCCGGGTGGCGGGTACTTCGGCACCAAGAAAGCGTGTGAGCCGCTGCACGTGATGTATGCCTACGGTGCCGGCGAGGTGGTGGTGATCAATGACCGTCCGGAACCGGCGCTGGACCTCAGCGTTGAAGCCCGGGTGGTCGACACCGACGGCCGCACGTTGTCCCTCTCGCGACACGCGGTGTCCGCCACGTCGACGTCAGCGACGACGATCTGCCGTCTGCCCGCGCCGAAAGCGGAGGGGACTTACTTCGTCGACCTGCGCCTATTACGGGCTGACGGCCGACTGGTCAGTCGCAACTTTTACTGGCTGGCCGCCACCATGGACTTGCTGGATGCCGCCAACACCAACTGGATGCACACGCCGACCAAGTCGTACGCCGATCTGACGGCGCTGCGCCGTCTGCCCCGCGCGACGATCAGTCTGACGGCCGACCGTCTGGAGCGATTCGTCGGCGACGACGCCGCCGATCGGGTGCGCATCGAGCTGCGCAACACCTCCGATAGGCTGGCTTTCTTCGTGCAACTGCGGCTGGTGGACGCCGCCGGCGAAGATGTGCTGCCGGTTTTGTGGAGCGACAACTATGTCTCGCTGCTGCCCGGCGAAGCGATGGTGGTGCGCGCCCAATTGGCCGGCGGCGGCGCTTCGAGCAAGGGCGCGCCGCTCTCGATCGAAGCGCGCGGGTTGAACGTCGATCGCCTGCTGATCACGATCTAA
- a CDS encoding ABC transporter permease — translation MRFLLRRLGFYAVAAWASITLSFFIPRFMPGDPATAMFARFRGRLNPEAIIALRTAFGFSGAPLWKQYLQYLGHVARGDLGISISYYPATVGSVIAQALVWTLLLSGVAVLLSFVAGTFLGMLGAWKRGGWLDSALPPVLTLLGAFPYFWLAMAALFIFGFGLGWSPLRQAYDDRLVPSLSWPFIASVIQHAVLPAATIVVATAGGWMLSMRSTMINVLSQDYVLFAHAKGLSSRRIMFQYAGRNALLPNVAGFGMALGFVLSGSLLTEIVFSYPGQGYLLFRAVKSLDYPLIQGLFLTTTLAVLAANWLVDIVHLWLDPRTGP, via the coding sequence ATGAGGTTTCTGCTTCGACGGTTGGGTTTCTATGCCGTCGCAGCCTGGGCGTCGATCACCTTGTCCTTCTTCATCCCGCGTTTCATGCCCGGCGATCCGGCGACGGCGATGTTCGCGCGCTTCCGCGGCCGCCTGAACCCGGAGGCCATCATCGCCTTGCGCACCGCCTTCGGGTTCTCCGGGGCGCCGCTGTGGAAGCAGTATCTGCAGTATCTGGGACATGTGGCGCGCGGTGATCTGGGGATCTCGATCAGCTATTACCCGGCCACGGTGGGCAGCGTGATCGCCCAGGCGCTGGTGTGGACGCTGCTTTTGTCAGGCGTGGCGGTGCTGCTGAGCTTCGTGGCCGGAACGTTCCTGGGCATGCTGGGCGCCTGGAAACGCGGCGGCTGGCTGGACAGCGCGCTGCCCCCGGTGCTGACGCTGCTGGGCGCGTTTCCCTATTTCTGGCTGGCCATGGCGGCGCTGTTCATCTTTGGCTTCGGCCTCGGCTGGTCGCCGCTGCGGCAAGCGTATGACGATCGCCTGGTGCCGTCGCTGAGCTGGCCGTTCATCGCCAGCGTCATCCAGCACGCCGTGCTGCCGGCCGCCACCATCGTCGTCGCCACCGCGGGCGGCTGGATGCTGAGCATGCGCAGCACGATGATCAACGTGCTGTCCCAGGACTATGTGCTGTTCGCCCACGCCAAGGGTTTGTCGTCGCGGCGGATCATGTTCCAGTACGCTGGCCGCAACGCCCTTTTGCCCAACGTCGCCGGCTTCGGGATGGCGCTGGGGTTCGTGCTGTCGGGTTCCTTGCTGACCGAGATCGTGTTTTCGTATCCCGGCCAGGGCTATCTCTTGTTTCGTGCGGTGAAGTCGCTGGATTATCCGCTGATCCAAGGCTTGTTCTTGACCACCACGCTGGCGGTGCTGGCGGCGAACTGGTTGGTCGACATCGTTCATCTGTGGTTGGATCCGCGGACCGGGCCATGA